One Erythrobacter sp. SDW2 genomic region harbors:
- a CDS encoding CHAP domain-containing protein, whose protein sequence is MKLPLNLCSIIAGLAALGAATEGVVYARSADMAPAQTSELPPYLQCVPYAREVSGIAIFGDAYTWWDQAEGKYLRGNEPKVGAVMAFVPTERMQLGHVATVVKVIDKRTVLLDHANWSPINGRRGQIERGVKAVDVSAKGDWSEVRVWYAPLQDLGTTRWPVAGFIYADGKPKKAKPDTRLAIAPAPKPQVSLTAPATTKPSSDFSKAFAALTEPASPPAARREVTAQAAPARAAPPPIARKPVALPPVKPKPAPQSDPYAAVLAQYD, encoded by the coding sequence ATGAAATTGCCGCTCAATCTGTGTTCCATCATCGCCGGTCTCGCCGCTTTGGGTGCCGCCACCGAGGGGGTGGTGTATGCCCGTTCGGCAGATATGGCCCCGGCACAGACCAGCGAACTGCCGCCCTATCTCCAGTGTGTGCCCTACGCCCGCGAGGTGAGCGGCATCGCGATTTTCGGAGACGCCTATACTTGGTGGGACCAGGCCGAAGGAAAGTACCTGCGCGGCAACGAGCCCAAGGTCGGTGCGGTCATGGCTTTCGTGCCGACCGAGCGGATGCAACTGGGCCATGTCGCCACAGTGGTGAAGGTGATCGACAAGCGCACCGTGCTGCTCGACCATGCCAACTGGTCGCCGATCAACGGCCGCCGCGGCCAGATCGAGCGCGGGGTCAAGGCGGTCGATGTTTCTGCCAAGGGTGACTGGAGCGAAGTGCGAGTCTGGTATGCACCGTTGCAGGATCTCGGCACTACCCGTTGGCCCGTCGCCGGCTTCATCTATGCCGATGGCAAGCCGAAGAAGGCCAAGCCGGATACGCGCCTCGCGATTGCCCCCGCGCCGAAACCGCAAGTCTCGCTGACCGCTCCGGCCACGACCAAGCCGTCAAGCGATTTCAGCAAAGCCTTTGCCGCCCTGACTGAACCGGCCAGCCCGCCGGCGGCGAGGCGCGAGGTGACGGCTCAGGCCGCGCCCGCGCGAGCGGCTCCGCCGCCAATTGCGCGCAAGCCGGTAGCCCTGCCACCGGTGAAGCCAAAACCTGCGCCGCAGAGTGACCCCTACGCCGCAGTCCTCGCGCAGTATGACTGA
- the der gene encoding ribosome biogenesis GTPase Der — MSARKPTVIIIGRPNVGKSTLFNRLVGKKLALVDDQPGVTRDRRMGDAELAGMQFTVVDTAGWEDEDPDTLPGRMRAQTQVSLEGADAALFVIDARAGVTPLDEEIARWLRTVSVPVVLVANKAEGKAGDAGLYEAYALGLGDPAPISAEHGEGVADLFEGLWPVIGHFEKEAEEEAAARAEAGEEAGDDEDAPLGPLKLAIVGRPNAGKSTLINRLLGEDRLLTGPEAGITRDSIAVDWQWTDPKDGETRDIRLIDTAGMRKRAKVVEKLEKLSVADALRAVDFAEVVVLLLDATQGLEHQDLKIASKVLEEGRALMVAINKWDVAGQTGTQDASSLFNGIKGALDEGLAQVRGLPVMAVSAKTGKGLDDMLRAAFVLREAWSKRVSTSALNRWFDDALEANPPPAPGGKRIKLRYITQATTRPPRFVVFGTRLELLPKSYERYLVNGIRKNLGFDAVPVRVVLKSSKNPYSRD; from the coding sequence ATGTCCGCGCGCAAACCCACCGTCATCATCATCGGCCGTCCCAATGTCGGCAAGTCCACCCTGTTCAACCGGCTGGTGGGCAAGAAGCTGGCGCTGGTCGACGACCAGCCCGGCGTGACGCGTGATCGCCGGATGGGCGATGCCGAACTGGCCGGGATGCAGTTTACCGTGGTCGACACCGCCGGGTGGGAGGACGAGGATCCCGATACCCTGCCTGGCCGGATGCGGGCGCAGACGCAGGTCAGCCTAGAAGGGGCCGACGCGGCTCTTTTCGTGATCGACGCGCGCGCTGGCGTGACCCCGCTCGACGAGGAAATCGCCCGCTGGCTGCGCACCGTCAGCGTGCCGGTGGTGCTGGTCGCCAACAAGGCCGAGGGCAAGGCGGGCGACGCCGGGCTCTACGAAGCCTATGCGCTGGGCCTGGGCGATCCTGCCCCGATCTCCGCCGAACACGGCGAAGGCGTGGCCGACCTGTTCGAAGGCCTCTGGCCGGTCATTGGCCATTTCGAGAAGGAAGCCGAGGAAGAGGCCGCCGCCCGTGCCGAGGCCGGTGAGGAAGCCGGGGACGACGAAGACGCCCCGCTCGGCCCGCTCAAGCTCGCCATCGTCGGCCGCCCCAATGCCGGCAAATCCACCCTGATCAACCGCCTGCTGGGTGAAGACCGGCTGTTGACCGGGCCCGAAGCCGGGATCACCCGCGATTCCATCGCGGTCGACTGGCAGTGGACCGACCCGAAAGACGGCGAGACTCGCGACATCCGCCTGATCGACACCGCCGGCATGCGCAAGCGCGCCAAGGTGGTCGAGAAGCTGGAGAAGCTTTCGGTCGCCGATGCGCTGCGCGCGGTCGATTTCGCCGAGGTCGTGGTGCTGTTGCTCGATGCCACACAAGGGCTGGAACACCAGGATCTCAAGATCGCCAGCAAGGTGCTCGAAGAGGGGCGCGCGCTGATGGTCGCGATCAACAAATGGGACGTGGCAGGTCAGACCGGGACACAAGACGCCTCTTCGCTCTTCAACGGCATCAAGGGCGCGCTCGACGAAGGGCTGGCGCAGGTGCGCGGCCTGCCGGTGATGGCGGTCAGCGCGAAGACCGGCAAGGGTCTCGACGACATGCTGCGCGCCGCCTTCGTGTTGCGCGAGGCGTGGTCGAAACGCGTTTCGACCTCCGCGCTCAACCGCTGGTTCGACGATGCGCTGGAAGCCAATCCGCCCCCCGCCCCCGGCGGCAAGCGGATCAAGCTGCGCTATATCACCCAGGCCACCACCCGCCCGCCACGCTTCGTGGTGTTCGGCACGCGGCTGGAATTGCTGCCCAAGAGCTACGAGCGCTACCTCGTCAACGGCATCCGCAAGAACCTCGGCTTCGACGCAGTGCCGGTGCGGGTGGTGCTGAAGAGTTCGAAGAACCCCTACTCGAGGGATTGA
- the bfr gene encoding bacterioferritin → MKGDATVIDFLNKALTNELTAINQYWLHYRVLADWGVHKLAEYERHESIDEMKHADILAERVLFLGGLPNFQAIHKLKVGETVEEILRADLAMEHEAIPLLRDAIEHCEKVRDYVSREIFARILESEEEHVDFLETQFDMIERMGLQNYVQLQSKPAEE, encoded by the coding sequence ATGAAGGGCGACGCGACCGTCATCGATTTCCTCAACAAGGCGCTCACCAACGAGCTGACCGCGATCAACCAGTATTGGCTGCACTACCGCGTGCTGGCCGACTGGGGCGTGCACAAGCTGGCCGAATACGAGCGGCACGAATCGATCGACGAGATGAAGCATGCCGACATCCTCGCCGAACGGGTGCTGTTTCTCGGCGGGCTGCCCAACTTCCAGGCCATCCACAAGCTCAAGGTCGGCGAGACGGTCGAGGAAATCCTCAGGGCCGACCTCGCGATGGAGCATGAGGCGATCCCGCTGCTACGCGACGCGATCGAGCATTGCGAAAAAGTCCGCGACTACGTCAGCCGCGAGATCTTCGCCCGCATCCTCGAAAGCGAGGAAGAGCACGTCGATTTCCTCGAAACCCAGTTCGACATGATCGAACGCATGGGCCTGCAGAACTACGTCCAGCTGCAAAGCAAACCGGCGGAGGAATGA
- a CDS encoding amidase gives MKNTVVLPVLGLFALGLAVPAAAQDSAISAGTAGDADPCSYPRGIGEAERAAWDAIKRIEELDDAGPRLNAVIAVAEDAPCRAWQAERASLPLAGRTVLIKDNIETRELPTTAGSLALAANATGRDAPLVARLREAGGVVLGKTNLSEWANIRSDASTSGWSAVGGLTRNPYATDRNTCGSSSGSGAAIAAGFAWGAIGTETNGSITCPASVNGLVGLKPTVGFVSRTHVVPISSTQDTPGPMTRTVMDAALMMNAIAGSDPLDPATAEADARKVDFTEGLGSATLQGVRVGVMRKQVGNRADLAALFDQALADMQSAGAELVDIEFEPDPAMYRDSFTVLMFELREEMGKYLASLPGEDMPRSLADLIAFNKANADTEMRWFGQELFELAQTTTDRDAYEKARTNAIKIAGAETIDRLLADFNVRFLVVPTRGPAWTNDLVNGDNFNGSIGFGSPAAIAGYPHLTVPMGAIEGLPVGLSIMGAKWDDHAVLKAGAAFERARTAALPEPTFEPWQPVESDAPKPAE, from the coding sequence ATGAAAAACACCGTTGTTCTTCCCGTTCTCGGCCTCTTCGCTCTCGGTCTCGCCGTCCCGGCAGCGGCCCAGGATTCTGCCATTTCCGCGGGTACTGCGGGCGACGCCGATCCCTGTTCCTATCCGCGCGGCATCGGCGAGGCCGAGCGTGCGGCATGGGATGCGATCAAGCGGATCGAAGAACTCGACGATGCGGGCCCCCGGCTCAATGCGGTGATTGCCGTGGCCGAGGATGCCCCGTGCCGGGCGTGGCAGGCCGAGCGGGCCAGTTTGCCGCTCGCTGGGCGAACCGTGCTGATAAAGGACAACATCGAAACCCGCGAACTGCCGACGACCGCCGGTAGCCTTGCTCTGGCCGCCAACGCCACTGGCCGCGACGCGCCGCTCGTGGCGCGGCTGCGCGAGGCGGGCGGCGTGGTGCTGGGCAAGACCAACCTCAGCGAATGGGCCAATATCCGCAGTGATGCTTCGACGAGCGGCTGGAGCGCGGTCGGCGGGCTGACCCGCAACCCCTATGCCACCGATCGCAACACCTGCGGCTCGTCTTCCGGCAGCGGGGCGGCGATTGCGGCCGGCTTTGCCTGGGGCGCGATCGGGACCGAGACCAACGGTTCGATCACCTGCCCTGCCTCCGTTAACGGTCTGGTCGGCCTCAAGCCGACCGTCGGCTTCGTCAGCCGGACGCATGTTGTGCCGATTTCCAGCACGCAGGACACGCCGGGCCCGATGACCCGCACGGTGATGGACGCGGCCCTGATGATGAACGCTATAGCAGGTAGCGACCCACTCGATCCCGCCACCGCAGAGGCGGATGCACGCAAGGTAGACTTCACCGAAGGTCTCGGCAGCGCCACCCTTCAGGGCGTGCGGGTCGGTGTCATGCGCAAGCAGGTCGGCAACCGGGCCGACCTCGCGGCGCTGTTCGACCAGGCACTGGCCGACATGCAATCGGCGGGCGCGGAGCTGGTCGATATCGAGTTCGAACCCGACCCGGCGATGTATCGCGACAGCTTCACCGTGCTGATGTTCGAACTGCGCGAAGAGATGGGCAAGTATCTCGCCAGCCTTCCAGGTGAAGACATGCCCCGCTCGCTCGCGGACCTGATCGCCTTCAACAAGGCCAATGCCGATACCGAGATGCGCTGGTTCGGACAGGAGCTGTTCGAGCTCGCCCAGACCACCACCGACCGAGACGCTTACGAAAAGGCCCGCACCAACGCGATCAAGATCGCGGGTGCCGAGACCATCGACCGGTTGCTGGCCGACTTCAACGTCCGCTTCCTGGTCGTCCCGACCCGCGGCCCGGCCTGGACAAACGACCTAGTGAACGGCGACAATTTCAACGGCTCGATCGGTTTCGGGAGCCCGGCGGCGATCGCGGGCTATCCGCATCTGACTGTGCCGATGGGCGCCATCGAGGGCCTGCCGGTCGGCCTCTCGATCATGGGCGCCAAGTGGGACGACCACGCCGTGCTCAAGGCAGGGGCGGCCTTCGAACGGGCGCGGACCGCGGCTCTTCCCGAGCCGACGTTCGAACCATGGCAGCCCGTCGAAAGCGATGCTCCGAAGCCGGCGGAGTAA
- the tig gene encoding trigger factor, giving the protein MQTKETTNEGLKRGYELTLTAKDIDAKIEAEVKKIAPQVRMPGFRPGKVPANLVRKMHGEQLHAQVLNDTIRESVDKVMADNKLRPAMQPSIALNDDYEQGKDAKITIDLEVLPEIDTPSIEGLKLERLTVPVSDEAVMETITRIAGNNKSYKDAPKTKKAADGDQLIIDFVGSIDGVEFDGGKAEDAALVLGSGTFIPGFEEQLVGVKTGDEKTITVTFPENYQADHLAGKDAQFAITVKQVKVETDTVIDDEFATNLGLESLDKLKELIRGQLEQETGGLTRTAMKRSLLDQLASGHDFAVPQGMVDAEFQQIWAQLEQEAAREEDPAAAMKEIEAEKDDYRSIAERRVRLGLLLSEIGQANNVQISQQEMTMLMTQAAQQYRPEDRERFVEFIRNDPMAAAQLRAPLYEDKVVDFLFDKAEITDREVTREELEAAIEADAEEEKKPAKKPAAKKAPAKKAAPKKEAAAKEEAKPAEKKAPAKKAAAPKKEAAPKAAAEKKPAAKKPAAKKPAAKK; this is encoded by the coding sequence ATGCAGACCAAAGAGACCACCAACGAGGGCCTCAAGCGCGGCTATGAGCTGACGCTGACCGCCAAGGACATCGATGCGAAGATCGAAGCCGAGGTGAAGAAGATCGCACCGCAGGTGCGCATGCCTGGCTTCCGCCCCGGCAAGGTGCCCGCCAACCTCGTCCGCAAGATGCATGGCGAGCAGCTGCACGCCCAGGTGCTCAACGATACGATCCGCGAATCGGTCGACAAGGTAATGGCCGACAACAAGCTGCGTCCCGCGATGCAGCCGTCGATCGCTCTCAATGACGACTACGAACAGGGCAAGGACGCCAAAATCACCATCGATCTGGAAGTCCTGCCCGAAATCGACACGCCCAGCATCGAAGGCCTCAAGCTAGAGCGCCTGACCGTGCCGGTGTCCGACGAAGCGGTGATGGAGACGATCACCCGCATCGCGGGCAACAACAAGAGCTACAAGGACGCTCCCAAGACCAAGAAGGCGGCCGACGGCGACCAGCTGATCATCGATTTCGTGGGCTCGATCGATGGCGTCGAATTCGACGGCGGCAAGGCCGAAGACGCGGCGCTGGTGCTCGGCTCGGGCACCTTCATCCCCGGTTTCGAAGAGCAGCTGGTGGGTGTGAAGACCGGTGACGAAAAGACCATCACCGTGACCTTCCCCGAAAACTACCAGGCCGATCACCTGGCCGGCAAGGACGCGCAGTTCGCCATCACCGTCAAGCAGGTGAAGGTCGAGACCGATACCGTCATCGACGACGAGTTCGCGACCAACCTCGGCCTCGAAAGCCTCGACAAGCTCAAGGAACTGATCCGCGGCCAGCTGGAACAGGAAACCGGCGGCCTGACCCGCACTGCGATGAAGCGCTCGCTGCTCGACCAGCTTGCTTCGGGCCATGACTTTGCCGTGCCGCAGGGCATGGTCGATGCCGAATTCCAGCAGATCTGGGCCCAGCTCGAACAGGAAGCCGCGCGCGAGGAAGACCCCGCTGCCGCGATGAAGGAAATCGAGGCCGAGAAGGACGATTATCGTTCGATCGCCGAACGCCGCGTGCGCCTCGGCCTGCTGCTGTCGGAAATCGGCCAGGCCAACAACGTCCAGATCAGCCAGCAGGAAATGACCATGCTGATGACCCAGGCAGCGCAGCAGTACCGCCCGGAAGACCGCGAACGGTTCGTCGAATTCATCCGCAACGATCCGATGGCGGCGGCCCAGCTGCGCGCGCCGCTGTATGAAGACAAGGTCGTCGACTTCCTGTTCGACAAGGCCGAGATCACCGACCGCGAAGTGACCCGCGAGGAGCTCGAAGCGGCGATCGAAGCCGACGCCGAGGAAGAGAAGAAGCCGGCCAAGAAGCCAGCAGCGAAGAAGGCTCCCGCCAAGAAGGCCGCTCCGAAGAAGGAAGCTGCCGCCAAGGAAGAAGCCAAGCCGGCCGAGAAGAAGGCTCCTGCCAAGAAAGCTGCTGCTCCCAAGAAGGAAGCCGCGCCGAAGGCCGCCGCCGAGAAGAAGCCTGCGGCCAAGAAGCCTGCCGCCAAGAAGCCTGCCGCCAAGAAGTAG
- a CDS encoding DUF3297 family protein has translation MSDENTNDSAPATGGADTPPDHLSVHPRSPHFDAEVLRRGVGIRFKGRVRTDIEEYSISEGWVRVQAGKTVDRKGQPLTLKLSGEVEAWFEDLGENPPVAKKG, from the coding sequence ATGAGCGACGAGAACACCAACGACAGCGCCCCCGCAACCGGTGGCGCCGACACCCCGCCCGATCACCTGTCGGTCCATCCGCGCAGCCCGCATTTCGATGCCGAAGTGCTGCGTCGCGGCGTCGGCATCCGGTTCAAGGGCCGTGTCCGCACGGATATCGAGGAATATTCGATTTCCGAAGGCTGGGTTCGGGTGCAAGCCGGCAAGACGGTTGACCGCAAGGGCCAGCCACTGACGCTCAAGCTGAGTGGCGAAGTCGAAGCCTGGTTCGAGGACCTGGGCGAGAATCCGCCGGTGGCGAAGAAGGGTTAA
- a CDS encoding TonB-dependent receptor — protein MTPAPLLAEDTDADAATESASAPEGSLVTNGQGQVYEPTYFTQFAPRTAFDMVSRIPGFTIDDGNQGQRGLGQANQNVLVNGQRFSSKSDSLFDQLQRISAGDVLRIEIVDGTALDIPGLSGQVANVVYKSTRTSGQFRWRSGFRPYNTEAQLYGGEISVTGRSGKLGYTVSLSNENNRFGADGPTIVTDASGAVIEEQYNKFSGKYDNPKLATSFSYDFGGGILGNLNLSYGADFQEITEPETGIYSSGLVRTREFMLDDQGPKYEIGGDIAFPVGPGTLKLIGLERFERDEVATTLVDRFDDGRDASGFRFEQTGKTGERIGRFEYGWRMWEADWQVSGEAAFNRLNLASRLFELDPSENFVELPFPGGNGGVTEDRYEGILSISKQLTPTLSLQFTGGAEYSKIEQTGSAANSRSFQRPKGSLSLTWKPKDDFDITIEARRKVGQLSFGDFLASVSLQNDNQNGGNNGLQPDQSWNLDAEINKGLGAWGSAKLVVRHAWFEDFVDFFPLANGGEARGNIGDARRLHVELNTTIKGEPIGFKGARLEIKAVKRWMDVTDPFTGENRPFSYDLNSLLELDFRHDIPGSDWAWGSGLFTADNAPYSRRREVGRDWEGPTFMNVFVENKDVFGLTVQALVGNVLGARNKFERTVFVGDRPGADVAFEEVRNRRIGPIFRFTVSGSF, from the coding sequence GTGACGCCGGCCCCCTTGCTGGCCGAAGACACCGACGCGGATGCCGCCACTGAATCCGCTTCCGCTCCGGAGGGGTCGCTTGTCACCAACGGCCAGGGCCAGGTTTATGAACCGACCTATTTCACCCAGTTTGCACCGCGCACCGCGTTCGACATGGTCAGCCGTATCCCCGGCTTTACCATCGATGATGGCAACCAGGGCCAGCGCGGGCTCGGCCAAGCAAACCAGAACGTATTGGTCAACGGCCAGCGCTTTTCCAGCAAGTCGGACAGCCTGTTCGACCAGTTGCAGCGCATCTCCGCTGGCGACGTCCTGCGGATCGAGATCGTCGACGGCACCGCGCTCGACATCCCCGGCCTCTCCGGCCAGGTCGCCAATGTGGTCTACAAGAGCACCCGGACGAGCGGCCAGTTCCGCTGGCGCAGCGGATTCCGCCCCTACAACACCGAGGCGCAGCTCTATGGCGGCGAAATCTCCGTCACGGGGCGAAGCGGAAAGCTCGGCTATACCGTGTCACTTTCCAATGAAAACAATCGTTTCGGGGCTGACGGGCCGACAATCGTCACCGACGCGAGCGGCGCGGTGATAGAGGAACAGTACAACAAGTTTTCCGGCAAGTACGACAATCCGAAGCTTGCGACCAGTTTCAGCTACGATTTCGGCGGCGGGATACTCGGCAATCTCAATCTCAGCTATGGAGCTGATTTCCAGGAGATCACCGAACCTGAGACCGGAATCTATTCCAGCGGTCTGGTACGGACGCGCGAATTCATGCTCGACGACCAGGGGCCAAAGTACGAAATCGGTGGCGATATCGCCTTTCCAGTCGGGCCCGGCACGCTCAAACTGATCGGGCTGGAGCGGTTCGAGCGGGACGAGGTCGCCACCACCCTGGTCGACCGCTTCGATGACGGCCGTGACGCATCGGGCTTCCGGTTCGAACAGACCGGGAAGACCGGTGAGCGGATCGGTCGGTTCGAATATGGCTGGAGAATGTGGGAGGCCGACTGGCAGGTTTCGGGCGAAGCCGCGTTCAACCGGCTCAATCTCGCCTCAAGACTGTTCGAGCTGGATCCATCGGAGAACTTCGTCGAACTGCCATTCCCAGGAGGCAATGGCGGTGTGACCGAGGATCGCTATGAAGGCATCCTGAGCATTTCGAAGCAGCTCACCCCCACGCTCTCGCTGCAATTCACCGGCGGCGCGGAATATTCAAAGATCGAGCAGACCGGTTCTGCTGCCAATTCGCGCAGCTTCCAGCGGCCAAAAGGATCGCTCTCGCTGACGTGGAAGCCGAAGGATGATTTCGACATCACGATCGAAGCGCGACGCAAGGTTGGCCAGCTGTCCTTCGGCGACTTCCTGGCCTCGGTTTCGCTGCAGAACGACAACCAGAACGGCGGCAACAATGGCCTCCAGCCTGACCAGAGCTGGAACCTTGATGCCGAGATCAACAAGGGCCTGGGCGCATGGGGTTCGGCCAAGCTGGTGGTCCGCCATGCATGGTTCGAGGACTTCGTCGACTTCTTCCCGCTGGCGAATGGCGGCGAGGCAAGGGGCAATATCGGCGATGCCAGGCGACTTCATGTCGAGCTGAACACGACCATCAAGGGCGAGCCGATTGGCTTCAAGGGTGCGCGGCTGGAGATCAAGGCAGTGAAGCGCTGGATGGACGTAACCGATCCCTTTACCGGCGAGAACAGACCGTTCTCCTACGATCTCAACAGCCTGCTGGAGCTCGACTTCCGGCATGACATTCCTGGAAGCGACTGGGCCTGGGGCAGCGGCCTGTTTACGGCCGACAACGCTCCCTATTCGCGCCGCCGGGAAGTGGGCCGCGACTGGGAAGGTCCGACCTTCATGAACGTGTTCGTCGAGAACAAGGATGTGTTCGGGCTGACCGTGCAGGCGCTGGTCGGCAACGTGCTGGGCGCTCGCAACAAGTTCGAGCGGACAGTGTTCGTGGGTGACCGGCCTGGCGCGGATGTGGCCTTCGAGGAGGTCCGGAACCGCCGCATCGGCCCGATCTTCCGTTTCACCGTCAGCGGGAGCTTCTAA
- a CDS encoding bacterioferritin-associated ferredoxin, producing the protein MYVCVCNAIRETDLRAVAHRTGGDAVAAYAALGKIPQCGTCLCEADEILDDERMVCCKRVAA; encoded by the coding sequence ATGTACGTCTGCGTCTGCAATGCCATCCGCGAAACCGACCTGCGGGCCGTCGCCCATCGCACAGGCGGCGATGCGGTGGCGGCCTACGCGGCGCTGGGCAAGATCCCGCAGTGCGGCACCTGCCTGTGCGAGGCGGACGAAATACTCGATGACGAGCGCATGGTCTGCTGCAAACGCGTCGCAGCCTGA
- the clpP gene encoding ATP-dependent Clp endopeptidase proteolytic subunit ClpP codes for MIDLRDQLGETYGTQGQFTRDPVTGALVPMVVEQTSRGERSFDIFSRLLRERIVFVTGQVEDGMASLIVAQLLFLESENPSKPISMYINSPGGVVTAGLSIFDTMQYIKPRVSTVCIGQAASMGSFLLAAGEPGMRIALPNSRIMIHQPSGGARGMASDIEIQAREILRIRARMNDLYVKFTGRTLEEIEKAMDRDTFLEAEEAMQFGLVDKVFETRPDNEVSDGEKGSGGAPE; via the coding sequence ATGATTGATCTCCGCGACCAGCTTGGCGAAACCTACGGCACCCAGGGGCAGTTTACCCGTGATCCGGTGACCGGCGCGCTGGTGCCGATGGTGGTCGAGCAGACCAGCCGGGGCGAGCGAAGCTTCGATATCTTCAGCCGCCTGCTGCGCGAACGCATCGTGTTCGTGACCGGCCAGGTCGAAGACGGCATGGCTTCGCTGATCGTGGCGCAGCTGCTGTTCCTCGAAAGCGAAAACCCGTCGAAGCCGATCAGCATGTATATCAACTCGCCCGGCGGGGTGGTGACGGCTGGTCTGTCGATCTTCGACACCATGCAATACATCAAGCCGCGCGTTTCGACCGTTTGCATCGGCCAGGCTGCGAGCATGGGCAGCTTCCTGCTGGCTGCCGGCGAGCCGGGCATGCGCATTGCGCTGCCCAACTCGCGCATCATGATCCACCAGCCTTCGGGCGGTGCGCGCGGCATGGCCTCCGACATCGAGATCCAGGCCCGCGAAATCCTGCGCATCCGTGCGCGGATGAACGACCTCTATGTGAAGTTCACTGGGCGCACCCTGGAGGAGATCGAGAAGGCGATGGATCGCGACACCTTCCTCGAGGCCGAGGAAGCAATGCAGTTCGGTCTCGTCGACAAGGTCTTCGAGACCCGCCCCGACAACGAAGTATCGGATGGCGAGAAGGGTTCGGGCGGCGCGCCTGAGTAA
- a CDS encoding DUF2721 domain-containing protein — MLDLLMPSGNIATELVQRTSSTVIVQEIVRLSLAPAFLLAAIGAVMNVMMSRLIWVANRIERLEERMEEDHTPKERRELVRLRRRRRYAQRAMMFSTGAALTISLVILLLFVSAFITPQIGTLTAIAWIATMLLLIAGLVLFAVETAIAVGGQRREGQDEGS; from the coding sequence ATGCTCGACCTGCTCATGCCGAGCGGCAATATCGCCACCGAACTGGTCCAGCGCACCTCCAGCACGGTGATCGTGCAGGAGATCGTGCGGCTGAGTCTGGCCCCGGCGTTCCTGCTCGCCGCCATCGGCGCGGTCATGAACGTGATGATGAGTCGCCTGATCTGGGTTGCCAACCGGATCGAGCGGCTCGAGGAGCGGATGGAAGAGGATCACACACCGAAGGAGCGGCGCGAGCTTGTCCGGCTGCGCCGTCGTCGCCGTTATGCCCAGCGGGCGATGATGTTCAGCACCGGCGCTGCGTTGACAATCTCGCTCGTCATACTGCTGCTGTTCGTCAGCGCCTTCATCACCCCGCAAATCGGTACGCTCACCGCCATCGCATGGATCGCGACCATGCTGCTACTTATCGCCGGTCTCGTGCTGTTCGCGGTCGAAACCGCCATCGCCGTAGGCGGCCAGCGCCGCGAGGGGCAGGACGAGGGGAGCTAA
- a CDS encoding ATP-dependent Clp protease proteolytic subunit yields MSSLPFSSLDPIRADDEEEGTEDKGMRAAMMSKFLEARTVMLFGGVDQKLAERVSMQLLYLDHLSHDPIKLIVNSPGGHVESGDTIHDLIGYISSPVAIIGTGWVASIATHIFLSVPHERRFCLPNTRFLIHQPSGGAGGKASDIAIQAQEIVKMRERIARKIAEATGQDYEKVLKDIDRDFWMGTDEAKDYGILGTVIKHASEVTF; encoded by the coding sequence ATGTCCTCACTTCCGTTTTCCTCGCTCGACCCCATCCGCGCAGACGACGAAGAGGAGGGCACCGAGGACAAGGGCATGCGCGCCGCGATGATGAGCAAGTTCCTGGAGGCGCGCACGGTGATGCTGTTCGGCGGGGTCGACCAGAAGCTGGCCGAGCGGGTTTCGATGCAGCTGCTGTATCTGGATCACCTGTCGCACGATCCGATCAAGCTGATCGTCAATTCGCCGGGCGGCCACGTCGAATCGGGCGATACGATCCACGACCTGATCGGCTATATCAGCTCACCCGTGGCGATCATCGGCACCGGCTGGGTCGCCAGCATTGCCACCCACATCTTCCTCAGCGTCCCGCACGAACGGCGTTTCTGTCTGCCCAACACCCGCTTCCTGATCCACCAGCCGTCGGGCGGCGCCGGTGGCAAGGCGTCCGACATCGCCATCCAGGCGCAGGAAATCGTCAAGATGCGCGAACGGATCGCGCGCAAGATCGCCGAAGCTACGGGTCAGGACTATGAGAAGGTCCTGAAGGACATCGACCGCGATTTCTGGATGGGCACCGACGAAGCCAAGGACTATGGCATCCTCGGCACCGTCATCAAGCATGCGAGCGAGGTGACGTTCTAG